GGGCAATATTATTACTCTTGCTAAAAACCTTAGAAAAAGAGCTACCACCCTCCCCTAACCCCTCCCATCAAGGGAGGGGAAGCTCTTATGCCGACGCTGTCGGTACAAAAGGAGATGAAACTTAACCCATAGTACTATAATCTGTGATGAGCTTACTTTTTTGACTTAATTTTGAGTAGATACCTTTTCACCAAATAACCTGATCACCGGTAACCGATTACCGCTTTCTGCTCACCAATTATCTGATCACCGATTACCTGATGACCAGAGGTCTGACGAGTTACGATGGCCTAATGTCCTGGTGGCTGAGCAGATACTTGCAAAATTACTTTACATCAGAAGGGTGGCCTTGAGGGAAGATAATTTATTATTTCTTGAGTCTTAGCGCTTGTTATCTCAAACAGTTACTATTAATAATCCGCTTAAGGAAAAAGTTGGCACGATATTTGCTGTTAAATAAAGGCAGTAAGCATTTAACCACTAAGGGCCTATCCCAAAACTGGTAAAAGTAGCCCTGTCGTCCCGGCTGTGAATATGACCACCGGCGAGACGCCTGGGCTACCTTGGACTTCTGTGGTCTACCATTACTGGGGCCTGGTAAGAGGGGGAAAATGATTTATTCACCACAGATACTTATAATCATTAGCTTAAGCTTAGCTTGTGGCATCCTGATCGGTATACTGCTTGGCCGTTACCTGTTTTTAAAATCTCACTTCCATAAAAAGGAAAATCAACCCATCCTGAAATTGAATGAAGAGAAAGAAAGATGGAAGATCCCCCAGAGTGAACTGGAGGATTTGACCTTAGCCTTTAATAAGATGTTGGATTCCTTGAGGAGAAGCGAGGTTTATGTGGAAGGTATTATCCAGGACATGGCCGATACCGTTATTATTACAGATAGAGAGGGCAAAATAACCAGAGTTAATCAAGCGGTCGAATCTCTCCTGGGTTATACTGAGGCTGAGCTTAAAGATAAACCGGTTAGCAGTCTCTTTGTAAATGGGAATACCCTGAGTATTAAGAAGGGCATGATTAAAACTGACTTGAACTTATCTTATCTGACTAAAACCGGCCAGGTCATTCCGGCCAGTTTAAAATGTTCGGAACTTAAACTGGCCGGGGAAGAATCTATTGGAGCCGTCATTATTGGTCGAGACCTGAGAGAGATGGGAAAACTAATCGATGATCTGGCTAAGGCTAATGAGGAGTTGAAGAAATCAAATGAATTGAAATCAGAGTTTGTCTCCACTGTTTCCCATGAACTTAGAACTCCTCTCACTTCTATCCAGGGATTCACTGATCTCCTCTTAAACGGGGTAGTGGGAGAACTGAATGAAAAACAAAACCGATACCTGACTAAGATAAGCACAAATAGCGGACGCCTCGCCAGGCTTATTGACAACCTCCTTTCTGTATCCAAAATAGAATCCGGCCAGTTTAAAATGCTAATGAAGATTTTCTTAGTGGAACCCTTAATTGAGGAAGTAATCGCCTTCTTGGCCCCTCAGTGGAAAAAAAAGCAAATCAGTGTTATCCCCTCTTATCCTGAAAAGTTGCCTACCATTTACAGCTCTTA
This region of bacterium genomic DNA includes:
- a CDS encoding PAS domain-containing sensor histidine kinase, which translates into the protein MIYSPQILIIISLSLACGILIGILLGRYLFLKSHFHKKENQPILKLNEEKERWKIPQSELEDLTLAFNKMLDSLRRSEVYVEGIIQDMADTVIITDREGKITRVNQAVESLLGYTEAELKDKPVSSLFVNGNTLSIKKGMIKTDLNLSYLTKTGQVIPASLKCSELKLAGEESIGAVIIGRDLREMGKLIDDLAKANEELKKSNELKSEFVSTVSHELRTPLTSIQGFTDLLLNGVVGELNEKQNRYLTKISTNSGRLARLIDNLLSVSKIESGQFKMLMKIFLVEPLIEEVIAFLAPQWKKKQISVIPSYPEKLPTIYSSYECLEQIMINLLSNAIKFTPQGGRITISGVEETTHLIIKVTDTGVGIPPKDIEKVFEKFYRASSSAEGTGLGLAITKGLVERLGGEIWIESKVGKGTTVGFTLPKRQ